From a region of the Bermanella marisrubri genome:
- a CDS encoding diguanylate cyclase, whose translation MTHILIVDDVASNLVLLGSHLEDQDYSVIEATNGPQALDLLQSHDDIDLVLLDVEMPKMSGLEVLRKIKQDEQIKDLPVILVTANGDDQNVVDGLDLGAVDYVIKPYSLSVLLARVRSALREKERLDLMEKWATTDPLTGLYNRRFFFEQAQRELERVQRNETDASFIILDIDHFKKVNDEYGHLVGDDVLEGLAKLFKETFRKVDLCCRFGGEEFVICLPDTDTEGALLVAERTRKKVEELSFNTEKGPLHVTISLGVSSANENTTLEDMLKRADDALYQAKQNGRNRTESLD comes from the coding sequence ATGACGCACATTCTCATCGTCGATGATGTCGCATCCAATTTGGTTTTACTTGGTTCCCACTTAGAAGACCAAGACTATAGTGTCATTGAAGCGACCAATGGCCCCCAAGCCCTTGATCTATTGCAATCCCACGATGACATAGATCTTGTTTTATTAGATGTAGAAATGCCGAAAATGAGTGGCCTTGAGGTGCTCAGAAAAATCAAACAAGATGAGCAAATTAAAGACCTTCCAGTCATATTGGTTACCGCAAACGGTGATGATCAAAACGTCGTCGATGGGCTAGACTTAGGCGCCGTTGATTACGTCATTAAGCCCTATTCCCTCTCCGTTTTGCTCGCACGTGTACGCAGTGCGCTAAGAGAAAAAGAGCGTCTCGACTTGATGGAAAAATGGGCTACCACGGACCCTCTTACTGGCTTGTACAACCGTCGTTTCTTTTTTGAACAAGCTCAACGAGAACTTGAGCGTGTACAGCGCAATGAGACCGATGCCAGCTTCATCATTCTTGATATCGATCATTTCAAAAAGGTGAATGACGAATACGGTCATTTAGTCGGTGATGATGTGCTCGAGGGTTTAGCCAAACTATTTAAAGAAACCTTCCGCAAAGTCGATCTGTGTTGTCGATTTGGCGGAGAAGAATTTGTGATTTGCTTGCCGGATACGGATACCGAAGGTGCCCTATTGGTTGCAGAACGTACACGTAAAAAGGTCGAAGAATTATCGTTTAATACCGAGAAAGGTCCGCTACACGTCACTATTAGTTTGGGCGTATCGAGCGCCAACGAAAATACGACGTTGGAAGACATGCTAAAGCGTGCTGATGATGCGTTGTATCAAGCTAAACAAAATGGCCGTAATCGCACAGAAAGCCTCGACTAA
- a CDS encoding protein disulfide oxidoreductase yields MLAFIVVAGSISFYQQRDMPSQSILPLQSHAINGQHIDLQNRVKDKTVLLYFWGEWCGICDITSPAIQKIHERFDPEKYEVITIALKSGTAERVLGYLQTEGYTFTTINDPNGVISQQWGVHVTPSMAYIKPGGEISTLSSGLSTYWGMALKLWWASL; encoded by the coding sequence TTGCTAGCGTTTATTGTCGTCGCTGGTAGCATATCTTTTTATCAACAACGAGATATGCCGTCACAGTCTATACTCCCATTGCAGAGTCATGCCATTAATGGACAACATATCGACCTACAAAATAGAGTAAAAGATAAAACCGTTTTACTCTATTTTTGGGGCGAATGGTGCGGAATTTGTGATATCACCTCACCTGCCATACAAAAAATTCATGAACGCTTCGATCCCGAAAAATATGAAGTCATCACTATCGCCTTAAAGTCAGGCACAGCCGAACGTGTTCTGGGTTATTTACAAACCGAAGGCTACACTTTCACCACTATTAATGATCCAAATGGTGTGATTAGTCAGCAATGGGGTGTGCATGTCACACCGAGCATGGCTTATATCAAACCCGGTGGAGAAATATCAACGTTAAGCTCGGGGCTCAGTACCTATTGGGGAATGGCGTTGAAGCTTTGGTGGGCAAGTTTGTGA
- a CDS encoding NnrU family protein, with translation MMELLVAGLILFFGTHLIPSIPGMKSALTNIVGVKGYRPVFALLSLAGLVLIVLGYQERPTQILHKWYAPHWARHLMMLAMLVAFILLPAAHMKTNIKRYTRHPMLWGIAIWSGMHLWLNGDHASILLFGSFLAYSLFAMFIGNVRGAKKQTKKVPFKNDIIVVVAGGVAYIAVAFSHQWIAGVSIMGG, from the coding sequence ATGATGGAGTTACTTGTAGCAGGTTTAATATTATTCTTTGGTACGCATTTGATCCCCAGTATTCCGGGCATGAAATCTGCCTTAACGAACATAGTTGGAGTGAAAGGGTATCGACCTGTATTCGCATTGCTTTCTTTGGCAGGTTTAGTACTGATTGTATTGGGGTATCAAGAACGTCCGACACAAATTTTACATAAATGGTATGCGCCTCATTGGGCTCGCCATTTGATGATGTTGGCCATGCTGGTGGCTTTCATTTTATTGCCTGCGGCTCATATGAAAACCAATATTAAGCGCTATACCCGTCACCCAATGCTTTGGGGGATCGCTATTTGGTCGGGTATGCATTTATGGTTGAACGGTGATCATGCATCGATCTTATTATTTGGTAGTTTTTTAGCCTACAGTTTGTTTGCTATGTTCATTGGCAATGTACGTGGCGCTAAAAAGCAAACCAAGAAAGTGCCGTTTAAGAATGACATAATTGTCGTGGTCGCCGGTGGCGTTGCTTATATCGCAGTTGCGTTCTCGCATCAGTGGATTGCAGGTGTGTCCATCATGGGTGGCTAA
- a CDS encoding rhodanese-like domain-containing protein codes for MKILLIIATLLFSSALFADTFLLDVRTPQEFEQGHAYSAVLIPHDQIESQQAKLPKDKDQEIKVYCRSGNRAGKAVKTLNALGYNNVENIGGLEDAKEWVKR; via the coding sequence ATGAAGATCCTATTAATCATCGCGACCCTTCTATTCTCTTCAGCACTATTCGCCGATACGTTTTTATTGGATGTGCGTACTCCGCAAGAGTTTGAACAGGGCCATGCCTACAGCGCTGTATTAATTCCTCATGATCAGATCGAAAGCCAACAAGCCAAGCTACCTAAAGACAAAGACCAAGAAATTAAAGTCTACTGCCGCAGCGGCAACCGAGCGGGCAAAGCAGTAAAAACCCTAAATGCCCTGGGCTATAACAATGTAGAAAATATTGGTGGGCTCGAAGACGCCAAAGAATGGGTCAAACGCTAA
- a CDS encoding 1-acyl-sn-glycerol-3-phosphate acyltransferase — MTFMFDDIRAYSDHEVSDVLKSLINDVEFIDFIAKQRYPKLSRYLPRWTQKRIHTGLSSKFQKIHSIDDWQQQLAPHVKSLLETTISELRITGLESLDKAQTYLFMSNHRDIAMDPLLVNYALLQSGHATSKVAIGDNLLGREFVAHIMRLNKSFIVKRSLNGVREKLKAAQNLSAYIHDCIKQNQHVWIAQREGRAKDNFDQTESAVLKMLHLAGKKLGWSFNQSMHYLNIVPVSISYEWDPCDVDKAKQLHAESTSGHYEKHADEDFMSILKGLKGYKGKVRIHFSEPVKLESDHAKDWCHAVDQAIYSKYELFDVNYAAHDACQSQSSIASLTWRKRFKSQPSSVLSILQKNYAKPVELAQSVEEHKN, encoded by the coding sequence ATGACGTTCATGTTTGATGACATTCGAGCATATAGTGACCATGAAGTCAGTGATGTTCTTAAATCGCTGATCAATGACGTTGAGTTTATCGATTTTATTGCAAAGCAGCGTTATCCAAAGCTTTCACGATATTTACCACGTTGGACACAAAAGCGGATTCATACTGGCTTATCCAGTAAATTTCAAAAAATTCACAGTATTGATGATTGGCAGCAGCAATTAGCACCACACGTTAAAAGCTTGCTGGAAACTACGATTAGTGAATTGCGTATTACCGGGCTTGAATCTTTGGATAAAGCGCAAACCTATTTGTTTATGAGTAATCATCGTGATATCGCCATGGATCCATTATTGGTTAACTACGCGCTACTACAAAGTGGCCATGCGACAAGCAAAGTAGCGATTGGCGATAATTTGCTTGGCCGCGAATTTGTGGCTCACATCATGAGACTCAATAAGAGTTTTATTGTTAAGCGGTCTTTGAATGGCGTTCGAGAAAAATTAAAAGCGGCGCAAAATTTATCTGCCTATATCCATGATTGTATTAAACAAAATCAGCATGTTTGGATTGCTCAGAGAGAGGGTCGAGCTAAAGATAATTTTGATCAGACCGAAAGTGCTGTTCTAAAAATGTTACATTTGGCTGGGAAAAAGCTCGGTTGGAGTTTCAATCAGAGTATGCATTATTTAAACATTGTACCGGTCTCCATCAGTTATGAATGGGATCCATGTGATGTTGATAAGGCCAAGCAATTACATGCAGAGTCAACTTCAGGGCACTATGAGAAGCATGCGGATGAAGATTTCATGTCTATTTTAAAAGGCCTGAAAGGTTACAAAGGCAAAGTTCGGATTCATTTTTCTGAACCAGTGAAATTGGAAAGTGATCACGCGAAGGACTGGTGTCACGCTGTTGATCAAGCGATTTACTCTAAATATGAGTTATTTGATGTAAACTATGCCGCTCATGATGCTTGTCAGTCCCAAAGCTCAATTGCATCGCTGACATGGCGCAAACGTTTCAAATCCCAACCCAGTTCCGTGTTATCGATTTTGCAAAAGAATTATGCAAAGCCGGTTGAGCTAGCGCAAAGCGTTGAAGAACATAAGAATTGA
- a CDS encoding 3-keto-5-aminohexanoate cleavage protein, translating into MSDKVVITCALTGVLTNPQQHPVPVTAKQMAQSAKEAYDAGASCMHIHFRQQQEGKGHLPSWDPDVALEISDAIREACPGVIINYTTGTIGRDQKGPIECIRKGKPEIAACNAGSLNYLKARSNGTWAWPPMLFENTVDKIKEMLEVCKETGARPEFECFDMGIVRSVGMYQEVGMWDKKLDYNLVMGVNSGMPADPDLLPILLKYLKPGSHWQATVIGREEVWQVHKKVAELGGNLRTGLEDTFYLPGGEKATSNGQLIEAMAKVAKDAGRQVATPQEAREIFL; encoded by the coding sequence ATGTCCGACAAAGTAGTGATTACCTGTGCTCTTACAGGAGTTTTGACTAATCCACAGCAGCATCCGGTCCCTGTGACGGCCAAGCAAATGGCACAGTCGGCTAAAGAGGCCTATGACGCAGGTGCGTCCTGTATGCACATCCATTTCCGTCAACAACAAGAGGGCAAGGGGCATCTACCTAGTTGGGATCCGGATGTGGCTTTGGAAATCAGTGATGCTATTCGCGAAGCCTGCCCCGGCGTCATTATCAACTATACAACGGGCACCATCGGTCGCGATCAAAAAGGCCCTATTGAATGCATTCGCAAGGGCAAACCTGAGATCGCAGCTTGTAATGCGGGTTCTCTGAATTATCTAAAAGCGCGTTCAAATGGCACATGGGCATGGCCACCTATGTTGTTTGAAAATACAGTAGATAAAATCAAAGAAATGCTCGAGGTGTGCAAAGAGACCGGCGCTCGTCCAGAGTTCGAATGTTTCGATATGGGGATTGTTCGCAGTGTGGGCATGTACCAAGAAGTAGGTATGTGGGATAAAAAACTGGATTACAATCTCGTCATGGGGGTGAACTCGGGCATGCCTGCTGATCCTGATCTATTACCAATTCTTCTTAAATACTTGAAACCGGGTAGTCATTGGCAAGCAACGGTGATTGGGCGCGAAGAAGTCTGGCAAGTACATAAAAAAGTGGCTGAGCTGGGTGGTAATTTGCGTACCGGTCTTGAAGATACCTTCTATTTGCCCGGTGGTGAAAAGGCCACAAGCAATGGCCAGCTCATAGAGGCCATGGCAAAAGTTGCGAAAGACGCCGGTCGCCAAGTGGCTACACCTCAGGAAGCTCGCGAAATATTTTTATAA
- a CDS encoding sel1 repeat family protein codes for MKKLGDLLLARCFYFIGRLLFKTGLAGWSEKIHHFSMRQLQRSADLGFQPALLLFGQILSYRGVTPMNKRRGIEYLATLAEQSVQAQFMLAEQLVHNKEVIIPNHNPLSLYQAAAEQGHAMAALRLSQAYKDGKWGAQQDLQLAQTWSERFHQHSRLQD; via the coding sequence GTGAAAAAGCTAGGCGATTTATTACTGGCTCGATGTTTTTATTTTATTGGCCGCCTGTTATTCAAGACCGGTCTTGCCGGCTGGTCAGAGAAGATCCATCATTTTAGTATGCGACAACTGCAGCGCAGTGCTGATTTGGGGTTCCAGCCAGCACTGCTCTTGTTTGGACAAATATTAAGTTATCGTGGCGTAACCCCTATGAATAAACGTCGTGGCATAGAGTATTTAGCGACGTTAGCCGAGCAATCAGTTCAAGCGCAGTTTATGTTGGCCGAACAATTAGTACACAACAAGGAGGTGATTATTCCTAACCACAACCCCCTTAGTTTGTACCAAGCAGCTGCGGAGCAAGGACATGCCATGGCGGCACTGCGTTTAAGTCAAGCTTATAAAGATGGAAAATGGGGAGCGCAGCAAGATTTACAGTTGGCGCAGACTTGGTCTGAGCGGTTTCATCAGCATAGCCGGTTACAAGATTAA
- a CDS encoding DUF6482 family protein gives MKMTLHEIQALDYPVDKLMLVSICGTAYQVFAEDQGVHFAIYDDNGDVLKSKNLESAKDLIKDLKCKRSVLYQQLPYDEACVSNGEMSPAMEIPLGLH, from the coding sequence ATGAAAATGACCCTCCATGAAATCCAAGCCTTGGATTACCCCGTAGATAAGCTCATGTTAGTGAGTATTTGTGGTACGGCTTATCAAGTTTTTGCTGAAGACCAAGGTGTTCACTTTGCTATATATGACGACAATGGCGACGTTTTGAAAAGCAAAAATCTAGAGTCGGCGAAAGACCTTATTAAAGATTTGAAATGTAAGCGAAGCGTGCTTTATCAGCAGCTTCCTTATGACGAAGCCTGCGTATCCAATGGCGAAATGAGCCCAGCTATGGAGATTCCCTTGGGTTTGCATTAA
- a CDS encoding insulinase family protein has product MLTRNRTFFLAIVLAIGFSFFRGAFDTQPVSSPMDEKQYRYTTLENGLPVLLISDANADHGAASLDVNVGSLQNPKDRQGLAHFLEHMLFLGTKKYPDAGEYQAFLSQHGGTHNAFTASEHTNYFFQINAGHLEGALDRFSRFFYEPLFTEEYVQREKEAVHSEYKAKILDDGRRVYSVYKQITNPEHPASAFAVGSLETLSDKGHDNKIRDQLLDFYERYYSANLMTLVVYGPQPLNTLDEWSKKFFSPIENNKASVPDYPQTIFEETALDLRIQAHKTLYELNFSFELGDGFNQYQSKPTSYIGHLLGHEGEGSLLAMLKAKGLADGLSAGLQARIKNNSVFQVSISLTPKGLTELDFITEQLFAYIRLVENEGIQKWIFEENQQLGDIHFTFAEGRSPSSLVQTLSMNMHEYPVEDILQGPYVWRAFNAELIKKALSKMIPSNTIRTLITPEITGERKDPWYQTPYSVAEIAKSDLDKWQTSEPVESLAIPEPNPFIPEDLGLIEAANKTKPSAIIEQEKIDAWHLADTQFNNPQSALYIALRSNLPKQSAKNQVLVEAWVELLNRHLNSFSYPALLAGQEYQLYTHMRGLSIRLYGYRDKQDKVLSKVLEALQTYQPEETQWKDVQERLIRDYQNTLKAKPYKRAIAQLNTSLLIPSYDERALAKAIEQASYEDLLNLTEQYLQQMQVSVLGYGNITQSQLQDSVELVQDALLDNAESLQVAHKSIRQLNGGTEKEIIDAQHTDTAMNLYIQAESDSLKERAKIGLVGQILKAPYYTYMRTQKKYGYIVFATPYPLLQQGGLLFLVQSPGASSSLLYQETLGFLERQQAEIANMTEEDFESHKQGLINNLLKKPTNLKDKASELWSDLDEGNLEFNTKQALADYIEDLDKSDIEEYYNSHMIGEAQRSLLLTYDPK; this is encoded by the coding sequence ATGTTGACCCGCAACCGTACGTTTTTCTTAGCGATCGTGCTTGCCATCGGATTCAGTTTTTTCCGTGGCGCATTTGATACGCAACCGGTTTCCAGCCCAATGGACGAAAAACAATATCGCTATACAACACTAGAAAATGGTTTACCCGTTTTACTTATTAGCGATGCAAATGCAGACCATGGTGCAGCCAGCTTAGACGTCAACGTGGGAAGTTTACAGAACCCGAAAGATAGACAAGGGCTAGCTCACTTCTTAGAACACATGCTATTTCTTGGTACAAAGAAATACCCAGATGCAGGCGAGTACCAAGCTTTCCTTAGTCAACATGGCGGTACTCACAATGCGTTCACTGCTAGTGAACACACCAACTACTTCTTCCAAATCAACGCAGGTCATTTAGAAGGCGCTCTCGATCGCTTTAGTCGCTTTTTCTACGAGCCGTTATTCACCGAGGAATATGTACAACGTGAAAAAGAGGCCGTACACAGCGAATACAAGGCTAAGATTTTAGACGATGGTCGCCGTGTTTATAGCGTTTACAAACAAATCACCAATCCAGAACACCCAGCCAGTGCATTTGCAGTGGGATCATTGGAAACACTAAGTGACAAAGGCCATGACAATAAAATCCGTGATCAATTACTTGATTTTTATGAACGCTATTACAGCGCGAACTTAATGACACTTGTTGTGTATGGGCCTCAGCCATTAAATACGCTCGATGAATGGAGCAAAAAGTTCTTTTCGCCTATAGAAAACAACAAAGCAAGTGTTCCTGATTACCCGCAAACAATATTCGAAGAGACAGCGCTAGACCTACGTATTCAGGCACACAAAACACTGTATGAGTTGAACTTTAGTTTCGAACTAGGTGATGGTTTTAATCAATATCAAAGCAAACCAACATCCTACATTGGCCATCTCTTAGGACATGAAGGTGAAGGCAGCTTGCTTGCTATGCTTAAGGCCAAAGGACTAGCAGATGGCCTCAGCGCTGGCTTGCAAGCACGAATTAAAAACAACAGCGTTTTCCAAGTCAGCATTAGCCTCACACCAAAAGGTTTAACCGAACTTGATTTCATTACTGAGCAGTTATTTGCTTATATTCGCCTTGTTGAGAATGAAGGCATTCAAAAATGGATCTTTGAAGAAAACCAGCAACTTGGTGATATTCATTTCACGTTCGCAGAGGGCCGTTCCCCATCTAGCCTTGTGCAAACTTTAAGTATGAACATGCATGAGTACCCGGTCGAAGACATACTACAGGGGCCATATGTTTGGCGCGCTTTTAACGCCGAGCTTATCAAAAAAGCATTAAGCAAAATGATACCTAGTAATACTATCCGAACGCTGATCACACCAGAAATTACTGGCGAGCGAAAAGATCCCTGGTATCAAACACCGTATAGTGTTGCCGAAATAGCTAAATCTGATTTAGACAAATGGCAAACAAGCGAGCCAGTTGAGAGTCTTGCAATTCCAGAGCCTAATCCATTCATTCCTGAGGATTTGGGTTTAATCGAAGCGGCAAATAAAACCAAACCCAGCGCCATCATCGAGCAAGAAAAAATAGATGCTTGGCACCTAGCAGATACACAATTTAACAACCCACAAAGCGCACTTTATATTGCTTTACGCTCAAACTTACCTAAGCAAAGCGCCAAAAACCAAGTACTGGTTGAAGCTTGGGTCGAACTGCTCAACCGCCACTTAAATAGCTTTAGCTATCCTGCACTCTTAGCCGGACAGGAATACCAACTATACACTCACATGCGCGGATTAAGTATTCGTCTATATGGCTACCGCGACAAACAAGACAAAGTATTAAGCAAGGTTCTCGAAGCCCTACAAACCTATCAGCCAGAAGAAACGCAGTGGAAGGACGTACAAGAAAGACTGATTCGCGATTATCAAAATACGCTTAAAGCAAAGCCTTATAAACGCGCCATCGCGCAGCTCAATACTAGCTTACTAATACCCAGCTATGATGAACGCGCATTAGCAAAAGCAATTGAACAAGCAAGCTATGAGGATCTGCTGAACTTAACAGAACAATACTTGCAACAAATGCAAGTAAGCGTTTTGGGTTACGGCAATATCACGCAAAGCCAATTACAGGACAGTGTTGAGCTAGTGCAAGATGCCCTGTTGGACAATGCAGAATCGTTGCAAGTTGCCCACAAAAGCATACGACAGCTCAATGGCGGCACGGAGAAAGAAATCATAGATGCTCAACATACTGACACTGCCATGAATCTCTACATTCAAGCAGAAAGCGACTCACTGAAAGAGCGCGCAAAAATCGGTTTGGTTGGACAAATACTAAAAGCGCCTTACTACACATACATGCGCACCCAGAAAAAATACGGCTACATCGTTTTTGCCACGCCATATCCTTTGCTACAGCAAGGCGGTCTGTTATTCCTAGTGCAAAGTCCAGGGGCTTCATCTAGCTTGCTATATCAGGAGACGCTAGGCTTCTTAGAGCGCCAGCAAGCCGAAATAGCCAACATGACTGAAGAAGACTTTGAATCTCACAAGCAAGGGCTAATTAACAACCTGCTGAAGAAACCGACCAACCTAAAGGACAAAGCGTCTGAGCTATGGTCTGATTTGGACGAGGGTAATTTAGAATTCAACACCAAACAGGCGTTAGCGGACTACATTGAAGACTTAGATAAGTCGGACATCGAGGAATACTATAATAGTCATATGATCGGTGAAGCCCAGCGCTCATTGCTGCTCACCTATGATCCAAAGTAG
- a CDS encoding response regulator: MSVTVPDLSVLLIEPSHTQSKILQGVLDAEGITNQETCCTGTEALEYIQKYSPDLVISAMYFDDMTAIELLQRIRKADSNQDLNFMLVSSETSFSMIDPIKQAGVIAILPKPFDQRDFHNALSAARDTLEVNDIPLENYDVDELVALIVDDSSTARKHIAKLLNNCGIESILFADNGQAAIDVLHNEKVDFVITDYNMPEMDGEALVQYIQSSDFSYLPILMVSSESDSPRLSALRQAGVCAMLDKATDPKSFRETLSRSLNN, from the coding sequence ATGTCAGTAACAGTCCCCGATCTATCGGTATTGCTCATTGAGCCATCACATACTCAAAGCAAGATATTACAAGGCGTTCTTGACGCTGAGGGTATCACCAACCAAGAAACGTGCTGCACAGGTACAGAGGCTCTAGAGTACATTCAAAAATACAGTCCAGACTTGGTAATCAGTGCCATGTATTTTGATGATATGACGGCTATCGAACTACTGCAACGGATACGCAAAGCAGATAGCAATCAAGACCTTAATTTTATGCTGGTCTCAAGTGAAACAAGTTTCTCAATGATCGACCCGATCAAACAAGCAGGCGTGATTGCTATTTTACCAAAGCCCTTCGATCAGCGAGACTTCCACAATGCACTGAGTGCAGCTCGGGACACCTTGGAAGTAAACGACATTCCATTAGAAAATTATGATGTAGATGAGCTTGTTGCATTAATCGTTGATGATTCAAGTACAGCACGAAAACATATTGCCAAGCTTTTAAACAATTGCGGGATTGAAAGCATATTGTTCGCAGATAATGGTCAAGCGGCCATAGATGTATTGCACAATGAGAAAGTAGACTTCGTGATTACCGATTACAATATGCCTGAGATGGATGGCGAGGCATTGGTGCAGTACATTCAAAGCTCGGATTTTTCCTATCTTCCGATACTCATGGTCAGCAGTGAGAGCGATTCACCACGCCTTAGTGCGCTACGACAAGCCGGTGTCTGTGCCATGTTAGACAAGGCGACCGATCCAAAGAGTTTCCGTGAAACCTTGAGTCGGTCTCTCAACAATTAA
- a CDS encoding alkaline phosphatase D family protein, producing the protein MSMKMDRRKFLGVTAATLATPYVITSQKAQAGSFDFDPGTAGTALPDNSAIDEASARMIFDMSVTSGDPTASGVMLWTHINPQYFDASEDLIFQVCKDPQAQVIILQGTVGAENIGAHNDFTVKIDLDGQLDANQRYYYRFYYKGISSRIGRCKTLPLEDSYLEKLKIAVLTCQDYTNGYYGALNYVAQDDAVDFVVHLGDFIYETAGDPRFQSLPFADREIILPSGGIVAFDTNDYRHLYKTYRSDLNLQLAMEVHTWIITTDDHETANDAYWDYERDTLGAPDHPLTTELGNDAQALKQLKLDSQKAWVEYTPTRVAINENATHPHDYTRIYRNFKFGDLFELFMLDTRTYRSPHPCGENDIFSRYIPIGCNGMNDEGQTMMGETQFNWLKQGLKDSSTKWTVIGNQTYLGRLTASLLGQPLAYINVDAWDGYIKERDRLMEAVKEANLDNFVVLTGDLHTYISSYIKYDYGHLTNFWWPNIAGVEFMTPSISSANLFEMIGKQAQKTEHGEEILRILSEGAIRLNNPHIKYFNSSQNGYSTVEFNRDYCEWTAYSVDKNVNRENPDRRIVKQQRKETGWAWLEDQ; encoded by the coding sequence ATGAGCATGAAAATGGACCGTCGTAAGTTCTTAGGGGTAACCGCTGCAACTCTCGCAACCCCATACGTGATTACCAGTCAGAAAGCCCAAGCGGGCAGTTTTGACTTTGATCCCGGTACAGCTGGCACTGCGCTACCAGACAACAGCGCGATTGATGAAGCTAGCGCACGTATGATATTTGATATGTCTGTAACTTCGGGGGACCCTACTGCTTCAGGCGTCATGCTATGGACGCATATTAACCCACAATATTTTGATGCTTCTGAAGATTTAATTTTCCAAGTATGTAAAGACCCTCAAGCTCAAGTAATTATTCTTCAAGGCACCGTTGGTGCGGAAAACATCGGCGCACATAATGACTTTACAGTAAAAATCGATTTAGACGGTCAACTTGATGCAAACCAACGCTACTACTATCGCTTTTATTATAAGGGTATTAGTTCTCGCATTGGTCGCTGCAAGACCTTGCCATTGGAAGATAGCTATTTAGAAAAATTAAAAATTGCAGTGCTAACGTGTCAGGACTACACCAATGGTTATTATGGTGCGTTAAATTATGTTGCGCAGGATGATGCCGTTGATTTTGTTGTGCACTTAGGTGACTTCATTTATGAAACCGCTGGTGATCCACGCTTCCAGAGTTTACCGTTTGCAGATCGTGAAATTATTTTACCAAGCGGTGGCATCGTTGCTTTTGATACCAACGATTATCGCCATTTATACAAAACATATCGTAGCGATTTGAATTTGCAACTTGCAATGGAAGTACATACTTGGATCATTACAACAGACGATCATGAAACAGCAAATGACGCTTATTGGGATTATGAGCGCGATACCCTAGGTGCGCCCGATCACCCACTTACTACTGAATTAGGTAATGACGCGCAGGCACTGAAGCAATTAAAATTAGATAGTCAAAAAGCCTGGGTAGAATACACACCGACCCGAGTTGCTATTAATGAAAACGCAACGCACCCTCACGACTACACTCGCATTTACCGTAACTTTAAGTTTGGTGATTTGTTCGAACTCTTTATGCTAGATACTCGTACTTATCGTTCACCGCATCCATGTGGCGAAAATGATATTTTCTCACGCTACATTCCCATTGGCTGTAATGGCATGAATGACGAAGGCCAAACCATGATGGGTGAAACCCAGTTTAATTGGTTAAAGCAAGGTTTAAAAGATAGCTCTACTAAGTGGACGGTCATTGGCAACCAAACGTATTTAGGTCGCTTGACCGCATCTTTACTAGGCCAACCACTGGCTTACATTAATGTTGACGCTTGGGATGGCTATATCAAAGAACGTGATCGCTTAATGGAAGCGGTGAAAGAAGCTAACCTGGATAACTTTGTTGTCTTAACCGGTGACCTGCACACCTATATCAGCTCTTACATCAAATACGACTATGGTCATTTAACCAACTTCTGGTGGCCAAACATTGCTGGTGTAGAATTTATGACGCCTTCTATTAGCTCCGCAAACTTATTTGAGATGATTGGCAAGCAAGCTCAGAAAACAGAACACGGGGAAGAAATTCTACGTATATTGAGTGAAGGTGCTATTCGCTTGAATAACCCGCATATTAAATATTTTAACTCTTCTCAAAACGGTTATAGCACGGTGGAATTTAATCGCGACTATTGTGAGTGGACGGCCTATAGCGTGGATAAAAATGTAAACCGTGAGAATCCTGACCGCCGTATTGTGAAGCAGCAGCGCAAAGAAACTGGCTGGGCTTGGTTGGAAGATCAGTAA
- a CDS encoding DUF1428 domain-containing protein: MSYVDCFVAAVPSENKEKYIEHAKIASELFKEYGALEVVENWGDDVPEGEVTSLPLAVKAQENEVVVFSWVVWPSKEIRDAGWGAMMEDPRMSPDNNPMPFDGKRLIYGGFNTVLKV; the protein is encoded by the coding sequence ATGTCATACGTAGATTGTTTTGTAGCAGCCGTACCAAGTGAAAATAAGGAAAAGTATATTGAGCACGCTAAAATTGCTTCTGAGCTTTTCAAAGAATATGGTGCGTTAGAAGTCGTCGAGAATTGGGGCGATGATGTTCCTGAGGGTGAAGTGACGTCACTTCCCTTAGCGGTAAAAGCCCAAGAAAACGAAGTGGTTGTCTTTTCGTGGGTAGTTTGGCCGTCAAAGGAAATTCGAGATGCGGGGTGGGGGGCAATGATGGAAGATCCAAGAATGTCACCAGATAATAACCCAATGCCCTTTGATGGTAAGCGACTAATTTATGGTGGTTTTAATACGGTATTAAAAGTCTAG